The Indicator indicator isolate 239-I01 chromosome 18, UM_Iind_1.1, whole genome shotgun sequence genome includes a region encoding these proteins:
- the MATR3 gene encoding matrin-3 isoform X3 — protein sequence MSKSFQQSSLSRDSQGHGRDLSAGIGLLAAATQSLNMPSLGRMNQGTARLASLMNLGMSSSLNQQGSHSALSSGSTSSHNLQSIFNIGSRGPLPLSSQHRGDADQATNILASFGLSARDLDELSRYPEDKITPENLPQILLQLKRRRAEEGYGRDGRSSTREPPYRVPRDDWEEKRHFRRDSFDDRGPSLNPVVDYDHGSRSQESGYYDRMDYEDDRLRDGERCRDESFYGETSHNYHKFDSEYDRMGRGPGPERSLFEKKRGAPPNSNIEDFHGFLPKGYPHLCSICDMPVHSNKEWNHHINGATHSRRCQLLLEIYPEWNPDSDSGHGMGDPFMLQQSTNPAPGILGPPPPPFHLGGPPVGPRGKLGAGNGNMQGPRHMQKGRVETSRVVHIMDFQRGKNLRYQLLQLVEPFGIITNHLILNKINEAFIEMSTTEDAQAAVEYYSTTPALVFGKPVRVHLSQKYKRIKKPEGKPDQKNEPPKPELGRVIHLSNLPHSGYSDNAVLKLAEPYGKIKNYILMRMKSQAFIEMETREDALAMVEHCANKALWFQGRCVKVDLSEKYKKLVLRIPNKGVELLKKDKTRKRTYSPDNKDSPSDKKSKTDAPQKPESGNAEDKAKEEKPEDAAEPSGTKTNEQTEQDEPNLLLESEDELLVDEEEAAALLESGSSAGDDADVANLPDVTTEEKKDTAEDVTAKTEGNAAASPAAKKKLKKVDKIEEAEQEGETLENGTKPEENVKVEPVEGSDTTAAQDPEKKNQDKTDPQDEQEAKNIADKAAILDEFRIGPYQPNVPLGVNYVVPKTGFYCKLCSLFYTNEDVAKKTHCSSLPHYQKLKKILDKMAEDYRQKKEG from the exons ATGTCCAAGTCATTCCAGCAGTCATCTCTGAGTAGGGATTCACAAGGTCATGGGCGTGACCTCTCTGCAGGAATAGGCCTTCTTGCTGCTGCTACCCAGTCTTTAAATATGCCATCTCTTGGAAGGATGAACCAGGGTACTGCACGCCTTGCTAGCTTAATGAATCTTGGGATGAGTTCTTCATTGAACCAACAAGGATCTCATAGTGCACTGTCTTCTGGTAGTACCTCTTCCCATAATTTGCAGTCTATATTTAACATTGGAAGTAGAGGTCCACTCCCTTTGTCTTCTCAGCACCGTGGAGATGCAGACCAGGCCACTAACATTTTGGCCAGCTTTGGTCTGTCTGCTAGAGACTTAGATGAACTGAGTCGCTATCCCGAGGACAAGATCACTCCTGAAAACTTGCCTCAGATCCTTCTACAACTTAAAAGGAGGAGAGCTGAAGAAGGTTATGGTAGAGATGGCAGATCATCCACACGGGAACCACCGTACAGAGTACCTAGGGATgattgggaagaaaaaaggcattttagaAGAGATAGCTTTGATGATCGTGGTCCTAGTCTCAACCCAGTGGTTGACTATGACCATGGAAGTCGTTCTCAAGAATCTGGTTATTATGACAGAATGGATTATGAAGATGACAGATTAAGAGATGGAGAAAGGTGTAGGGACGAATCTTTCTATGGTGAGACTTCGCATAACTATCATAAATTTGACAGTGAGTATGACAGAATGGGTCGTGGTCCTGGTCCCGAGAGATCTCTCTTTGAGAAAAAGAGAGGTGCTCCTCCAAATAGCAATATTGAAGACTTCCATGGATTCTTACCGAAGGGTTATCCCCATCTGTGCTCTATATGTGATATGCCAGTTCATTCTAATAAG gagtggaaCCACCATATCAATGGAGCGACTCACAGCCGACgctgtcagctgctgctggaaat ATACCCAGAATGGAATCCTGACAGTGATTCAGGACATGGAAT GGGTGATCCCTTTATGTTGCAGCAATCCACAAATCCTGCACCTGGAATTCTGggaccaccaccacctccatttCACCTTGGAGGACCTCCTGTTGGGCCAAGAGGTA AATTAG GAGCTGGAAATGGAAACATGCAAGGACCCAGACACATGCAGAAGGGCAGAGTG GAGACAAGCAGAGTTGTTCACATCATGGATTTCCAGAGGGGAAAGAACTTGAGATACCAGCTGCTTCAGCTTGTTGAACCATTTGGAATCATTACAAATCATCTGATTCTAAACAAGATCAATGAG GCATTTATTGAGATGTCAACCACTGAAGATGCCCAGGCTGCAGTAGAGTACTACTCGACGACACCTGCCCTGGTGTTTGGTAAACCAGTCAGAGTCCACTTGTCACAGAAATACAAGAGAATAAAG AAGCCTGAGGGTAAGCCTGACCAGAAGAATGAGCCTCCTAAACCAGAGCTTGGTCGTGTGATTCACCTGAGCAACTTGCCTCATTCGGGTTACTCTGACAACGCCGTGCTCAAACTGGCTGAACCCTATGGAAAAATCAAGAACTACATTCTCATGAGGATGAAAAGCCAG GCTTTCATCGAGATGGAGACCAGAGAAGATGCTTTGGCTATGGTTGAGCATTGTGCCAACAAAGCACTTTGGTTCCAAGGCAGATGTGTGAAAGTGGATTTATCtgaaaaatacaagaaattGGTCTTAAGG ATTCCAAACAAAGGAGTTGAACTGCTGAAAAAGGATAAAACCAG aaagagaacaTATTCTCCAGATAACAAAGATTCTCCAAGCGATAAGAAGTCTAAAACAGATGCACCTCAGAAACCTGAAAGTGGCAATGCAGAAGACAAAGCGAAAGAGGAGAAACCAGAGGATGCTGCTGAGCCATCAGGCACAAAAACTAATGAACAGACAGAGCAAGATGAGCCAAATTTACTCCTGGAGTCTGAAGATGAGCTGCTTGTGGatgaggaggaagcagcagcactgttagAAAGTGGCAGCTCAGCAGGGGATGATGCAGATGTTGCCAACTTACCAGATGTGactactgaggaaaaaaaggatacAGCTGAGGATGTGACCGCCAAAACCGAGGGGAATGCTGCAGCCAGtccagcagcaaagaaaaagctTAAGAAG GTAGACAAGATTGAGGAGGCGGAGCAGGAGGGCGAGACGTTAGAAAACGGCACCAAACCCGAAGAGAACGTCAAGGTTGAACCTGTTGAAGGCTCtgacaccacagcagcacaggatcctgagaaaaaaaaccaggacAAGACAGACCCTCAGGACGAGCAGGAAGCCAAGAACATTGCAGACAAGGCTGCCATTCTAGATGAGTTCCGGATTGGGCCCTACCAGCCAAACGTTCCTCTTG GTGTGAATTATGTGGTACCCAAAACAGGGTTTTATTGCAAATTGTGTTCCCTGTTCTACACAAATGAAGATGTTGCAAAAAAGACCCATTGCAGCAGCCTTCCTCATTATCAAAAGTTGAAG
- the MATR3 gene encoding matrin-3 isoform X2, protein MSKSFQQSSLSRDSQGHGRDLSAGIGLLAAATQSLNMPSLGRMNQGTARLASLMNLGMSSSLNQQGSHSALSSGSTSSHNLQSIFNIGSRGPLPLSSQHRGDADQATNILASFGLSARDLDELSRYPEDKITPENLPQILLQLKRRRAEEGYGRDGRSSTREPPYRVPRDDWEEKRHFRRDSFDDRGPSLNPVVDYDHGSRSQESGYYDRMDYEDDRLRDGERCRDESFYGETSHNYHKFDSEYDRMGRGPGPERSLFEKKRGAPPNSNIEDFHGFLPKGYPHLCSICDMPVHSNKEWNHHINGATHSRRCQLLLEIYPEWNPDSDSGHGMGDPFMLQQSTNPAPGILGPPPPPFHLGGPPVGPRGKLGAGNGNMQGPRHMQKGRVETSRVVHIMDFQRGKNLRYQLLQLVEPFGIITNHLILNKINEAFIEMSTTEDAQAAVEYYSTTPALVFGKPVRVHLSQKYKRIKKPEGKPDQKNEPPKPELGRVIHLSNLPHSGYSDNAVLKLAEPYGKIKNYILMRMKSQAFIEMETREDALAMVEHCANKALWFQGRCVKVDLSEKYKKLVLRIPNKGVELLKKDKTRKRTYSPDNKDSPSDKKSKTDAPQKPESGNAEDKAKEEKPEDAAEPSGTKTNEQTEQDEPNLLLESEDELLVDEEEAAALLESGSSAGDDADVANLPDVTTEEKKDTAEDVTAKTEGNAAASPAAKKKLKKRYVGGFPRSMEGFVTLDEVGDEEDSDHQKLRKAGLALKSAAKNDEGLAEIKVDKIEEAEQEGETLENGTKPEENVKVEPVEGSDTTAAQDPEKKNQDKTDPQDEQEAKNIADKAAILDEFRIGPYQPNVPLGVNYVVPKTGFYCKLCSLFYTNEDVAKKTHCSSLPHYQKLKKILDKMAEDYRQKKEG, encoded by the exons ATGTCCAAGTCATTCCAGCAGTCATCTCTGAGTAGGGATTCACAAGGTCATGGGCGTGACCTCTCTGCAGGAATAGGCCTTCTTGCTGCTGCTACCCAGTCTTTAAATATGCCATCTCTTGGAAGGATGAACCAGGGTACTGCACGCCTTGCTAGCTTAATGAATCTTGGGATGAGTTCTTCATTGAACCAACAAGGATCTCATAGTGCACTGTCTTCTGGTAGTACCTCTTCCCATAATTTGCAGTCTATATTTAACATTGGAAGTAGAGGTCCACTCCCTTTGTCTTCTCAGCACCGTGGAGATGCAGACCAGGCCACTAACATTTTGGCCAGCTTTGGTCTGTCTGCTAGAGACTTAGATGAACTGAGTCGCTATCCCGAGGACAAGATCACTCCTGAAAACTTGCCTCAGATCCTTCTACAACTTAAAAGGAGGAGAGCTGAAGAAGGTTATGGTAGAGATGGCAGATCATCCACACGGGAACCACCGTACAGAGTACCTAGGGATgattgggaagaaaaaaggcattttagaAGAGATAGCTTTGATGATCGTGGTCCTAGTCTCAACCCAGTGGTTGACTATGACCATGGAAGTCGTTCTCAAGAATCTGGTTATTATGACAGAATGGATTATGAAGATGACAGATTAAGAGATGGAGAAAGGTGTAGGGACGAATCTTTCTATGGTGAGACTTCGCATAACTATCATAAATTTGACAGTGAGTATGACAGAATGGGTCGTGGTCCTGGTCCCGAGAGATCTCTCTTTGAGAAAAAGAGAGGTGCTCCTCCAAATAGCAATATTGAAGACTTCCATGGATTCTTACCGAAGGGTTATCCCCATCTGTGCTCTATATGTGATATGCCAGTTCATTCTAATAAG gagtggaaCCACCATATCAATGGAGCGACTCACAGCCGACgctgtcagctgctgctggaaat ATACCCAGAATGGAATCCTGACAGTGATTCAGGACATGGAAT GGGTGATCCCTTTATGTTGCAGCAATCCACAAATCCTGCACCTGGAATTCTGggaccaccaccacctccatttCACCTTGGAGGACCTCCTGTTGGGCCAAGAGGTA AATTAG GAGCTGGAAATGGAAACATGCAAGGACCCAGACACATGCAGAAGGGCAGAGTG GAGACAAGCAGAGTTGTTCACATCATGGATTTCCAGAGGGGAAAGAACTTGAGATACCAGCTGCTTCAGCTTGTTGAACCATTTGGAATCATTACAAATCATCTGATTCTAAACAAGATCAATGAG GCATTTATTGAGATGTCAACCACTGAAGATGCCCAGGCTGCAGTAGAGTACTACTCGACGACACCTGCCCTGGTGTTTGGTAAACCAGTCAGAGTCCACTTGTCACAGAAATACAAGAGAATAAAG AAGCCTGAGGGTAAGCCTGACCAGAAGAATGAGCCTCCTAAACCAGAGCTTGGTCGTGTGATTCACCTGAGCAACTTGCCTCATTCGGGTTACTCTGACAACGCCGTGCTCAAACTGGCTGAACCCTATGGAAAAATCAAGAACTACATTCTCATGAGGATGAAAAGCCAG GCTTTCATCGAGATGGAGACCAGAGAAGATGCTTTGGCTATGGTTGAGCATTGTGCCAACAAAGCACTTTGGTTCCAAGGCAGATGTGTGAAAGTGGATTTATCtgaaaaatacaagaaattGGTCTTAAGG ATTCCAAACAAAGGAGTTGAACTGCTGAAAAAGGATAAAACCAG aaagagaacaTATTCTCCAGATAACAAAGATTCTCCAAGCGATAAGAAGTCTAAAACAGATGCACCTCAGAAACCTGAAAGTGGCAATGCAGAAGACAAAGCGAAAGAGGAGAAACCAGAGGATGCTGCTGAGCCATCAGGCACAAAAACTAATGAACAGACAGAGCAAGATGAGCCAAATTTACTCCTGGAGTCTGAAGATGAGCTGCTTGTGGatgaggaggaagcagcagcactgttagAAAGTGGCAGCTCAGCAGGGGATGATGCAGATGTTGCCAACTTACCAGATGTGactactgaggaaaaaaaggatacAGCTGAGGATGTGACCGCCAAAACCGAGGGGAATGCTGCAGCCAGtccagcagcaaagaaaaagctTAAGAAG CGCTACGTGGGCGGCTTTCCACGGAGCATGGAAGGCTTTGTCACTCTGGATGAGGTTGGTGATGAAGAAGACTCAGACCACCAGAAGCTGCGCAAGGCAGGGCTGGCGCTGAAATCCGCTGCCAAAAACGACGAAGGCTTGGCAGAGATCAAGGTAGACAAGATTGAGGAGGCGGAGCAGGAGGGCGAGACGTTAGAAAACGGCACCAAACCCGAAGAGAACGTCAAGGTTGAACCTGTTGAAGGCTCtgacaccacagcagcacaggatcctgagaaaaaaaaccaggacAAGACAGACCCTCAGGACGAGCAGGAAGCCAAGAACATTGCAGACAAGGCTGCCATTCTAGATGAGTTCCGGATTGGGCCCTACCAGCCAAACGTTCCTCTTG GTGTGAATTATGTGGTACCCAAAACAGGGTTTTATTGCAAATTGTGTTCCCTGTTCTACACAAATGAAGATGTTGCAAAAAAGACCCATTGCAGCAGCCTTCCTCATTATCAAAAGTTGAAG
- the MATR3 gene encoding matrin-3 isoform X1 → MSKSFQQSSLSRDSQGHGRDLSAGIGLLAAATQSLNMPSLGRMNQGTARLASLMNLGMSSSLNQQGSHSALSSGSTSSHNLQSIFNIGSRGPLPLSSQHRGDADQATNILASFGLSARDLDELSRYPEDKITPENLPQILLQLKRRRAEEGYGRDGRSSTREPPYRVPRDDWEEKRHFRRDSFDDRGPSLNPVVDYDHGSRSQESGYYDRMDYEDDRLRDGERCRDESFYGETSHNYHKFDSEYDRMGRGPGPERSLFEKKRGAPPNSNIEDFHGFLPKGYPHLCSICDMPVHSNKEWNHHINGATHSRRCQLLLEIYPEWNPDSDSGHGMGDPFMLQQSTNPAPGILGPPPPPFHLGGPPVGPRGAGNGNMQGPRHMQKGRVETSRVVHIMDFQRGKNLRYQLLQLVEPFGIITNHLILNKINEAFIEMSTTEDAQAAVEYYSTTPALVFGKPVRVHLSQKYKRIKKPEGKPDQKNEPPKPELGRVIHLSNLPHSGYSDNAVLKLAEPYGKIKNYILMRMKSQAFIEMETREDALAMVEHCANKALWFQGRCVKVDLSEKYKKLVLRIPNKGVELLKKDKTRKRTYSPDNKDSPSDKKSKTDAPQKPESGNAEDKAKEEKPEDAAEPSGTKTNEQTEQDEPNLLLESEDELLVDEEEAAALLESGSSAGDDADVANLPDVTTEEKKDTAEDVTAKTEGNAAASPAAKKKLKKRYVGGFPRSMEGFVTLDEVGDEEDSDHQKLRKAGLALKSAAKNDEGLAEIKVDKIEEAEQEGETLENGTKPEENVKVEPVEGSDTTAAQDPEKKNQDKTDPQDEQEAKNIADKAAILDEFRIGPYQPNVPLGVNYVVPKTGFYCKLCSLFYTNEDVAKKTHCSSLPHYQKLKKILDKMAEDYRQKKEG, encoded by the exons ATGTCCAAGTCATTCCAGCAGTCATCTCTGAGTAGGGATTCACAAGGTCATGGGCGTGACCTCTCTGCAGGAATAGGCCTTCTTGCTGCTGCTACCCAGTCTTTAAATATGCCATCTCTTGGAAGGATGAACCAGGGTACTGCACGCCTTGCTAGCTTAATGAATCTTGGGATGAGTTCTTCATTGAACCAACAAGGATCTCATAGTGCACTGTCTTCTGGTAGTACCTCTTCCCATAATTTGCAGTCTATATTTAACATTGGAAGTAGAGGTCCACTCCCTTTGTCTTCTCAGCACCGTGGAGATGCAGACCAGGCCACTAACATTTTGGCCAGCTTTGGTCTGTCTGCTAGAGACTTAGATGAACTGAGTCGCTATCCCGAGGACAAGATCACTCCTGAAAACTTGCCTCAGATCCTTCTACAACTTAAAAGGAGGAGAGCTGAAGAAGGTTATGGTAGAGATGGCAGATCATCCACACGGGAACCACCGTACAGAGTACCTAGGGATgattgggaagaaaaaaggcattttagaAGAGATAGCTTTGATGATCGTGGTCCTAGTCTCAACCCAGTGGTTGACTATGACCATGGAAGTCGTTCTCAAGAATCTGGTTATTATGACAGAATGGATTATGAAGATGACAGATTAAGAGATGGAGAAAGGTGTAGGGACGAATCTTTCTATGGTGAGACTTCGCATAACTATCATAAATTTGACAGTGAGTATGACAGAATGGGTCGTGGTCCTGGTCCCGAGAGATCTCTCTTTGAGAAAAAGAGAGGTGCTCCTCCAAATAGCAATATTGAAGACTTCCATGGATTCTTACCGAAGGGTTATCCCCATCTGTGCTCTATATGTGATATGCCAGTTCATTCTAATAAG gagtggaaCCACCATATCAATGGAGCGACTCACAGCCGACgctgtcagctgctgctggaaat ATACCCAGAATGGAATCCTGACAGTGATTCAGGACATGGAAT GGGTGATCCCTTTATGTTGCAGCAATCCACAAATCCTGCACCTGGAATTCTGggaccaccaccacctccatttCACCTTGGAGGACCTCCTGTTGGGCCAAGAG GAGCTGGAAATGGAAACATGCAAGGACCCAGACACATGCAGAAGGGCAGAGTG GAGACAAGCAGAGTTGTTCACATCATGGATTTCCAGAGGGGAAAGAACTTGAGATACCAGCTGCTTCAGCTTGTTGAACCATTTGGAATCATTACAAATCATCTGATTCTAAACAAGATCAATGAG GCATTTATTGAGATGTCAACCACTGAAGATGCCCAGGCTGCAGTAGAGTACTACTCGACGACACCTGCCCTGGTGTTTGGTAAACCAGTCAGAGTCCACTTGTCACAGAAATACAAGAGAATAAAG AAGCCTGAGGGTAAGCCTGACCAGAAGAATGAGCCTCCTAAACCAGAGCTTGGTCGTGTGATTCACCTGAGCAACTTGCCTCATTCGGGTTACTCTGACAACGCCGTGCTCAAACTGGCTGAACCCTATGGAAAAATCAAGAACTACATTCTCATGAGGATGAAAAGCCAG GCTTTCATCGAGATGGAGACCAGAGAAGATGCTTTGGCTATGGTTGAGCATTGTGCCAACAAAGCACTTTGGTTCCAAGGCAGATGTGTGAAAGTGGATTTATCtgaaaaatacaagaaattGGTCTTAAGG ATTCCAAACAAAGGAGTTGAACTGCTGAAAAAGGATAAAACCAG aaagagaacaTATTCTCCAGATAACAAAGATTCTCCAAGCGATAAGAAGTCTAAAACAGATGCACCTCAGAAACCTGAAAGTGGCAATGCAGAAGACAAAGCGAAAGAGGAGAAACCAGAGGATGCTGCTGAGCCATCAGGCACAAAAACTAATGAACAGACAGAGCAAGATGAGCCAAATTTACTCCTGGAGTCTGAAGATGAGCTGCTTGTGGatgaggaggaagcagcagcactgttagAAAGTGGCAGCTCAGCAGGGGATGATGCAGATGTTGCCAACTTACCAGATGTGactactgaggaaaaaaaggatacAGCTGAGGATGTGACCGCCAAAACCGAGGGGAATGCTGCAGCCAGtccagcagcaaagaaaaagctTAAGAAG CGCTACGTGGGCGGCTTTCCACGGAGCATGGAAGGCTTTGTCACTCTGGATGAGGTTGGTGATGAAGAAGACTCAGACCACCAGAAGCTGCGCAAGGCAGGGCTGGCGCTGAAATCCGCTGCCAAAAACGACGAAGGCTTGGCAGAGATCAAGGTAGACAAGATTGAGGAGGCGGAGCAGGAGGGCGAGACGTTAGAAAACGGCACCAAACCCGAAGAGAACGTCAAGGTTGAACCTGTTGAAGGCTCtgacaccacagcagcacaggatcctgagaaaaaaaaccaggacAAGACAGACCCTCAGGACGAGCAGGAAGCCAAGAACATTGCAGACAAGGCTGCCATTCTAGATGAGTTCCGGATTGGGCCCTACCAGCCAAACGTTCCTCTTG GTGTGAATTATGTGGTACCCAAAACAGGGTTTTATTGCAAATTGTGTTCCCTGTTCTACACAAATGAAGATGTTGCAAAAAAGACCCATTGCAGCAGCCTTCCTCATTATCAAAAGTTGAAG